The following is a genomic window from Elaeis guineensis isolate ETL-2024a chromosome 10, EG11, whole genome shotgun sequence.
AATGCATGCAGGATTGTCGCTATTAGTaaattcttcttcttcatattaTTTATAACAAGGGATTATTAGACTTATCAAAACTCTCAGGCCGTAATTGGTTTCTGGTTAAGGGGTTGACGAGGGAAAATTACCCGCTTAACCAGCCACACACCACCAAAAAAATGGCAGATAACTTTGTTTAACCAAAGGGGAGAAAAGCTAGTTGATCCAGTAAACTTTATTTCTTGGGGAAGggtgaaataaaattaatcaagcCGACAAACACTCCAAAGCTCTATTTTGTATCTTGTTTTAAATCCTGGAGTTAATAATTTACAACTCATTTTTACTTCCATCTCTCACCTTATCTGGGTTACTGCTGACCGTTTTATTACCCCTTTCAATGATTGGAGACACTCATAGGTCATTTCCATGGTTATCCCATGGTTATCCCCAGCCTTCACAGGCATTCGCCAGAGTTTGCCCCCAATCTCTTTCTCCCTCAGCCACCAAGGAGGAGAGGTAAGGTCTATTGCCAGACCCTGATGCTGGTCAAAATGGATCACCCATCTCATGCATGGTTGCTCTTATTGGTGTTCCAAACTAAAAATTTTGCTTCGATTACATTTAATCCCAAGAATAGTTAGTGCATGAACATTTGGTAGAACGGGAGCAATGATGCCCCCTACGATGTTGCTACAGCATTCAAATCTGGGCTTAGCCTTGTAGTTTTATTATGGTTTCGTTTTAATCGGTCTATGTTTTAATTTTTGCTCAATGATTGGATGGTCATAGTTGACGATAATCGTATAAATGATTCCTTTTAACGGAGTTAGCCATCATGGGGCAGGACATGTTATTTAATTTGACTTGTCCTATGCGTGGGGTAGGACATGCTGTTCAATTTTGAAGAACAGGTTAGCATTGGTATTGTTCTTCTCGAGTCAGCCACTACTCTGTACCATTTTGTCTGATGGTAATTCCTATGCGTCATTAACATTAAGCATTATTATCGTCTGAAGCATGTATATGAGCTCTCATATTTGCATTGGCAAAGGTCCCTACATGGCCAAGAGGGAAGCTGGCTTGGCATGACCCCTGCTTGTTTTATTTGAATCCCATGATGCATTTTTGGGACCCATTCAGTTGATATGGTGGTTTGAGCAACCTCGCATTAATAAGTGACAAAGCTAATAGCCTATTGGACAAATAAATAAGGTACAATAATAGTTCATCCCTTTCGAGAGTTTTCCTTGTCTCCCTCTCTCAAAATTTTaagcattattttattttttataagaagCATCGAATGTCTTTTTTACAGTATATTCTTCCATTACATAGGAATTGTAAGTCCTTGTGGAGTGTGTTGTAGAATGGATAATGCGCAAATAAATTTCTCTTAATAACTACTTTACGTACACCAGATGAGCCCTAAGCCGGATTTTGTGTATCATTTGCAGATAGAAAGTTTTTTTAGGATTTTATCATCCATTCCATACCTAGTGGCTAACAAGTCATATGATCGGGATAGCTTATGGGTCTGTGTTGGGATATACGAAGTCCTTTTCTTTTATCTTGATATATAAAACATtgcagataatttttatatacaaAACTAAGATTAATAttgaaaaagaaagagtttttatATACAAGATCTGATcaatgttgaaaaaaaaaaaaaaaaatccacgacACATCATCTAGAATAATCATTTATTTGTTGATTTTCCACATAGGTCACATGTTCCAATTGTATGGAACATTGTTTTATTCATCAAACTAGTTTTTAGTCCGTGCGGATTTTAGATCGCATAATggatcattttttaaaaaaaatattaataaatagtaAAATATTATCCATCCAAATTTATAATATCTATTCATATTCTCAACTACTGAGTTTTTTATTATGAGAGGATAATAATATCAGATTTtaaaaatctcatttaaatcaCATAAGTGGATTTAATTTTAGTCTTTTAATAACATCATGTTTGAATTTaatgttttaaaaattattaggtaagAGAGTCCAGATATGTGACAGGTTGATTTTGAttcaaatgatatttataaataatgaGATACTATTTATGTgaataatctaaataatttatttatttatttttcgatttcaatatatatatatatatatatatatatatatatatatatatatatatatatatatatataaaagattagCCTTGCACACCAAGATAAATCCTAACTATTTAAGTTCTCTCTGATCCAAGGCCACGCCACGTCCATCTTTACTAGCTGTATATGTTTTGGTAGGCAATCAATCTTCTGGatttttctgctttttttttcGGAGACTTGGCCAATGTGCTTTTGCCATAGAATTGATTAAATTCAACCCAAATCAATTTATATAGGAGTTACTTTCATGGGTCTAGTCTAGACTTGCGAGTTTGAGCTAACCCCAAGCAAAGCCCAgtcgatttgaatcaaatttcttGGTTCACAATTCTCACAACTCAAAAATTATCtctcacaaaaataaaaaaataaaaaatcggcACCAATTTCCTCAAAATCGTTCGGTTGTGTTCGGCAGTCCGCAGTCAGCTCACgccaaaaaatctaaaaaaagttaAAAACAACACAAAATCTATGGCTcacaaaaaccaaaaaaaaaaaaaaaaagaaaaaaaaagagaaagaaaagaaaagaaaacaaaacaaaacatcaAATCAAAGCACCTTAAATGGCGCTGAGCCAACGAAGACTTGAACGAAGATCAAATCTTTGACATTGCGAGAGCTGGGAGGGCGAGAAAAAGTGTCCGGAGATGGCGACGATGGCTAACGGTTGCTTCTACCCAGTGCTCCCATCTCGCTCGAGACCGATGGAACAGAAGGCGTTGCTCCGTCGGAAGCCTGTCGGGTCTCTGAAGCCTCGCAGAAGGCATTCCAAAAGGAACGCGATCTATTGTACGATCTCCGAGAGCGGAACTGTCGAAGAGAACCGCCCTGGAGCCGGACAGAGCGGTCCCAAGCGCAAGGTGGAGGACTACAATACCGCTATGAAGAGGATGATGAGGAACCCGTACGAGTACCACCACGACCTCGGTGAGAAATTAATCCCCTATCAGAGAAATGTCATCCAAGTTCCTTCCCTTTGTTTAATTTCTTGAATATTATCGTAAGCTTGCTTACAAATTTCATCTTTGTGAAACCGGTGCTTGTTTGTTCGCCGAATCGTCTACTGTGGTCTATTTTGGGTTCGTTTTTACTGTGACATTGAGTATGTTACTCCAATTGATGCCCATTGcggatccaaatttattttagtgATTGATGTggcctgaattttttttttcttttgttgttattattttttgtagAGACTGGTTTTAAAGTTTGGAAAAAGCTGCACTTGCATGCCATTTTTGATTTTGTGGTTCTTATACTGTTATTTGTTGATGAAGAAAGTTCACTTTAGCTTATTGCtttaattttttaaagttttCTGCTAAATTAGACGTCGTGTTCCATTTTGGCAATATATATTTTTTCCCATGTTCTATGCATTGACTAATTATAATGATTCTCTTTTTCCCATGTGTTAGTTAAGGATGTGAACTTTCGGTGCTCTAATCCATTTCTCATTCCAAATAACATCACTTGTCAGCTTTGGCCATATTCTTCTCTTCTAGCTTGACTAATCTTGTGGTCCTTGATTGAATTTTTAACTTTTTCTATCCCCCAAATATGCCTGCCTTTCAAAAAGCTCGTTACTCCTCCTGGCAATAATCAAAGGCCAATGTGCATTGCCTCCAACATAAGATGTAATATCAGAACTCAGAAGTGCAGTGGATGATTGTGTGAACTTCTCCATGCGAAGATTATGTCTTTGTATCTGGAAAGCCCATCCTTTGGGCCTTCTGTTGCTTGCCTAATCTTGAGACTCGAGGCAAGATgagctgcaaataaacatattaAGGTGATCATCTAGATTGTTGCTCCAAAATCCACACTAGGATATGGTTCTTGCTCCTGTCTCTGTTTCTAGATGTTTCCAAAATTTCCAATTCAAAATggaacatctaagatttttggccTACTAAATCAATGGACAACAAAACGAGTTTATGTTTGTTGGAGTTATCTTCAACCTGGTACAGATGAAATCAGTCAGAAAATATGAAAAATGCACAGTCATGTGATGGAACTACATGATTTGTCCTCCTTCTCATTATCACCCAAGTCTAAACTTATTAAATAAAATGATGTCATCCTAAAGATATATGACAATCTTGATTAGGTTTTATCATATCGATGTGTCCCACTTGAATGAGAAACATTGATGCATGAAGCACTGATATTCTCCATAATCATAATATCTACAACTAATGCCATTTAAGTTCAACAATTTCTTATATAGGTTTTATTCACCCAGGGGCAGGACAAAGCTGGCCCTAACTAGAAGATAAGCTTGGGTTTATCTGGAAAGTTTGTTTGGGTAAGAATGCTAACATCTCTAGGACATCTAATGATAAGTAATTAGGTTTTTAAGCCTTTTTTTTGGAGTAATTGGAACAGCTGCCATGATTTGTCATCATGTCATCAACTGAAGAGGCTTCCTTTTTTTGGGTCAATTAATCATAAGCTTCATTTGTAAATAATTATCAAGGAAAAGCAAGCAGCAAGAGATTGGGCTAGAAAATGGTTGTTGTTGTCACCATACTTCTTTTCTACTTCTTGCTTATGGCCATCCCTTGGTCAGTACCTGGGGGGAAAAAACAAAAGTTGGTCTGGAGCTTTTTTCAAATGTTATATGGATTGAACGCTATCTTTCAAAGTTGTGCAATGtaaacaatttttaaagaaaataatattttctcaAAACAGTTTAACATTCTTCTAAATTTGCTATATAGGCATGAACTATACTATCATAACTGATAGTTTAATTGTGGGCTCCCAACCTCAGAAGCCTGAAGATATTGATCACCTGAAAGCAGAGGAGAATGTAGCCTACATACTGTGCTTGCAGCAGGACAAAGATATCGAGTATTGGGGGATTGATTTCCAGTCTATAGTCAAGAGGTGCAAAGAACTTGGTATTCTTCACATGAGAAGGCCGGTGAGCTATTTCTTCCCTTTTGCACACTATTACTCTTGAAAGGAAAGAGTTAGTTGATGGATGCTTGTTACATCGTGCAACCTTCATTCAGGCTGTCAATCTTTTCTGTGTTTTCTGACAACATGTACATGATAAATTTAATAGACTTCCTTGATTTCTATCATTTTGGTTTTTCCTACCACATATGCCTTGCTTTTCATTTGTATGTTTTCAAATCTAAGCTGACCAATGCCCTCCAGAGCTTCTAGGTAAGCTAACTATACTGTGAATATGCTGAGGTCAATCACATTCAACCATCCCCTACATGTAATTTCTTAAAAATTTCGTACTGTCATCTAATATGACCTGTTGATACAAATGATCAGTTCAATGAATCTTTCCAGTGATTCATATCAATATTTCTGATGCTTTATGTTGATAGTGTTCAAACATGATCAGAAAATTACCCTCAAACTATGGAAcaactaaaaattagataatTCAGTGGGAGACATAAATCGTAGTAAATTTTTCTACTAGGTCAATATGATGGTAACATTCTTGAAATCTTTTGAAATTTATGATTTTCTTAGATTATATCCaagatatattattatataataaaaaatatgaaagattAAAGGCAGAAGCAAGTTTTTTAACAAAAATGCCAGATGTCTGAAGGCTATAATGATGTCATTCATAGTATATTAAGAGGTGAGGAGTCCAAGATCTCCAGGATCCATTTATTTCCACATCATGAGTTAGACAACATTTATTGATATATCGTCATAAATTATTGCCTAACCAACCATCAAACAATGCACACTCAATCtggtgaagaaaaaagaaaaaaaaaagagaaaaaagctgGAAATTAAAATTGAAAGATCCCATAAAAGTACCACTATTCTTCTCTTTATATACATTACTATGATTTTGTACAGTATTTTGTTAAACTTGTTAGTACAACTTTTTCAGCCAAGTCTCATCATGCTTATTTAAATGTATATGTTCCTAAATTAGTACCTCATGTGTGATAATAAGTGTAGGAAAACGAAACCACTTTTAGGATTCCAAATGCCATACAAACACTTCAAAAATAGTGAGAATAGACTTTTTTCTAGACCATGTCAAGGACTTATTTTTTCAGTTGGTGCACACTAAAAACTAGCAGGTGGTAGATCCAGTCCAACCCCATATCTTTTGGATGGCTTCTACCATAATGAAACTTGACACGTGCAAGTGTTGGGCCAAGTAGAACTTTTAGGAGTCAGGTGGGGCCATGTAGGCATTGTAAGTCTTCAACTACTGTTCAGTCACAGTCTGAAATTTGTTCTGCAACTTGATGAATTTCCCCACCAGGTCTTGTGGAAAAGTCCTCATCAGCTAGAACATGTTCAGATAAGTATCTCTTGTTCGTGGGAGGTATGCTTGACAAACCTATGCATCACATTCTACCCGTGATCGTGATAAATTAAAATATCGGAAATCTTGAATGGTGATATAAGCCAATCTTCCAGCATTTCTTGGAATATGTTTTAGCTTAAGTATTAAACAGAGCAAAAGGACCTGCATTCCTGCATTGTGATTTAGCATGCAAACTACTCACTCTTTCAACTTTCATGTAAAACGACAATAGATTTCTTCCTtcattccttcttcttcttcttcttctgcttgTGTGTATTCGGTGTCTCAAAATAGCTGAGGTCCAGTCAGAATCGTTTAAATGGTCTTTAATTGTACATCAAACTCTTGAACACTAAATTTATATTTCACAAACTAAAGTGGTTCTTTCTGCTGAAACCATCTCAGTATGTGCCATCAAATGAGGTTTTAAGAGTAGCTTTGATATGTACATTCGCTGTCTTACAAACAAACATCACGAGGTGTTTAAAGATCCTTTTAAGAAGGACTTCTGCCAGAATTCTCTAAGTTCCCTCATAAAAAATCAACAAGGCCTTTCAAACTTGATGCCATGTTCCCAAAGAGTGGTCCTAGGAAATTCATTATGGTGATCATACcattttgaagaaaagatccgttATGATATAGGCACCAAAAGATATTTGACATGGCAAGGAGTGAGATATCATGGAAAATTAATTTTCCACCATCACTAGTTGGTACATTCTTGAATAAATCCTTTCTAAAGTCTAAAGAAAAATTTGTACAAAGATAGAACAATAAACATCATGGTGCAATCACAACCTTGTACTCTCAATTCATCAATTGACAAGTACTTCATCATCAGAAGTTTGACACGGATCATGCCTGAGACATAGCGGTTCAAAGTTGTCTCCAGCTAGGTTGATGGTCTCATTACAATCAAACTGGAGATTGATGGTCTCATTGCATTCAAAGTGACTTGTGAGTCCACCTGCAAGAGGTGGCAAATCCAGAACAAATTAAGTACAAGTCACAAGCACATTATCCGAAGATACACATCATGAATGCTAATATTCTCTCTTGTGTCATGAATCACTCTTTTCTTCTAGCTTCTCAGCAGACAGCAAACAAGTAAGCAGCTTGGTTGTCTCGAGTGTTTGTAACTCATGAATTCTTAAAATGCATGTGCTTACATCTGCCATGCTTGACTGGCTTATCTAAGCCAGGTCAGATAAATCTCAGCTAATTAACATTAAGAGGGTATTGTTGTCTGATTAGATGTATAGCTACCAGACTATTAGTTTGTTTGACGATATCTGACCGTGATTGCTTAATTCACTGTCATGTACAGCATTTGGCTCCACTAGTTTCCAGACAGCATGTAAATCAGTTTTGGAGCAGTCTTATGCTTGACAACTTTGATAAATAACATATTTTActttttaattaatctaatagCCATGATTTATTTCTCAAGATAAAAAAtgttataattattgttgattgtGCGACCATCAGGCAAAGGACTTTGATCCAGATTCACTGCGAAGTCAACTGCCAAAAGCAGTGTCTTCATTAGAGTGGGCTATAtcagaaggaaaaggaaaagttTATATCCACTGTACTGCTGGACTGGGGAGAGCACCTGCGGTTGCAATTGCTTATATGTTTTGGTTCTGTGACATGGATGTAGGTCCTGAATCCTTATATATTTTCCGACTTTCTCCTTGAAATTATTAAATCTCCCAACCTGATCAATGCCTTTATCTATCAATGGATATTCATGATAACATGTTTTTACAGTAGAATCTATAAATACCTTTAAGATATATGTATCTCTTTTTGAGTAGTCTATTTAaatgattttattactattttatgATATTAAGTTCTGCTAATTTAACCTTCAAGATACTATGAAAAGCGAAATAGAAATTCTATATAACCCTTACAATTCCATATTGAAGAAGGTTCATTGTGACCTTTTTCTTGCAAGTTTGTTGAGATGCTCATATTTATGACAAGTTCTTGGCATTATTTGCTTTCTTTGGTCCAAAATTTTGGTCATTACTTCCTCATCACCATCATTCCTTCTCCACCGATGTTAGTGGCAAAAAATTTATGTGTTTCATCTTTCTATGAATTAAAGACAGATCTGCCTTGTTACACATGATttgctttttgttttttcttttgagtGATGTGGTGGGTGATTACTccctaatgataattttttatgctgTTTTGTCTCTTCTAAGCAGCTAAATACTGCCTACAATACATTTACTTCAAAAAGACCCTGTGGTCCTAATAAGAGAGCTATTCGAGGGGCTACCTATGATCTGGCAAAGAATGATCCATGGAAAGAGCCTTTTGAGAGCCTACCTGAATATGCTTTT
Proteins encoded in this region:
- the LOC105052271 gene encoding phosphoglucan phosphatase LSF2, chloroplastic isoform X1, translated to MATMANGCFYPVLPSRSRPMEQKALLRRKPVGSLKPRRRHSKRNAIYCTISESGTVEENRPGAGQSGPKRKVEDYNTAMKRMMRNPYEYHHDLGMNYTIITDSLIVGSQPQKPEDIDHLKAEENVAYILCLQQDKDIEYWGIDFQSIVKRCKELGILHMRRPAKDFDPDSLRSQLPKAVSSLEWAISEGKGKVYIHCTAGLGRAPAVAIAYMFWFCDMDLNTAYNTFTSKRPCGPNKRAIRGATYDLAKNDPWKEPFESLPEYAFGGIADWERKLIQERVRGMRGA
- the LOC105052271 gene encoding phosphoglucan phosphatase LSF2, chloroplastic isoform X2; translation: MATMANGCFYPVLPSRSRPMEQKALLRRKPVGSLKPRRRHSKRNAIYCTISESGTVEENRPGAGQSGPKRKVEDYNTAMKRMMRNPYEYHHDLGMNYTIITDSLIVGSQPQKPEDIDHLKAEENVAYILCLQQDKDIEYWGIDFQSIVKRCKELGILHMRRPLNTAYNTFTSKRPCGPNKRAIRGATYDLAKNDPWKEPFESLPEYAFGGIADWERKLIQERVRGMRGA